In Leclercia pneumoniae, the genomic window GACCACCGCTCCGGCGCTGAAGGCGCTGAAGGCTTCCGGCATCACGGTAAAAATCCTCACCGGCGACAGCGAGCTGGTGGCCGCCAAAGTGTGCCGCGACGTAGGGCTGGACGCGGGCGACGTGGTGACAGGCAGCGATATCGAACGGCTTTCAGACGATGAACTGGCCGCGCTGGCTAAACGTACCACCCTGTTTGCGCGCCTGACGCCTATGCACAAAGAGCGCATCGTTACCCTGCTGAAGCGCGAAGGGCACGTGGTGGGCTTTATGGGGGATGGTATTAACGACGCCCCGGCGCTACGGGCGGCCGACATCGGTATCTCCGTGGACGGCGCGGTCGATATCGCGCGGGAAGCGGCAGATATTATCCTGCTGGAAAAAAGCCTGATGGTGCTGGAAGAGGGGGTCATCGAAGGACGCCGCACCTTTGCCAACATGCTGAAATACATCAAGATGACCGCAAGCTCCAACTTCGGTAACGTCTTTAGCGTGCTGGTTGCCAGCGCCTTCCTGCCGTTTTTACCGATGCTGCCGCTGCACCTGCTGATTCAGAACCTGATGTATGACGTGTCGCAGGTCGCGATCCCGTTCGATAACGTCGACGAGGAGCAGATCCGCAAACCCCAGCGCTGGAATCCGGCGGATTTGGGACGCTTTATGCTCTTCTTTGGCCCGATCAGTTCGATCTTCGACATCCTGACCTTCTGCCTGATGTGGTTTGTGTTCCATGCCAACGTGCCGGAAGCGCAGACGCTATTCCAGTCCGGCTGGTTTGTGGTCGGGCTGCTGTCGCAGACGCTGATTGTGCATATGATCCGTACCCGCCGCATCCCGTTTATCCAGAGCCGTGCGGCCTGGCCGCTGATCCTGATGACCGGGCTGGTGATGCTGCTGGGCATTGCGCTGCCGTTCTCGCCGCTGGCGAGTTATCTGCAGTTACAGGCGCTGCCGCTGAGCTACTTCCCGTGGCTGGTGGCGATCCTGGCCGGGTACATGGTGTTGACCCAGATGGTTAAAGGGTTCTATAGCCGCCGTTATGGCTGGCAGTAAGCGTTTTAACAATAAATGGCAACCCCGGTTGCCATTTTACTCTTTCCACGCAGCACATTGCGGTAAGCACTCCTCAAACAGACCCCTATTTTTTCCTAAATTAGACAGGCTGTGATCTACGTCATCCTGTTAGCTTGACCCCTAATATGGGTAATGTTAACAAAATGTTTTACTTTTTTTGGCCCGTCAAATAAGGAACTTTCATGTTACGGTACAGCCTCTTAACCGCCGGGCTTATGCTCGGCGCGTCTGCGTTTGCCTCCCCGGTGGGCGATCTTCCCCTGATGCCCTGGCCGGCAAAGGTAGAGCATCCCGCCACGCAGGGCGCGCTGGTGCTGACCAATCAGGTCGCGGTCAAGGTCAGCGGAGACGATCTCAGCGATGCCGTGACCCGTCTGCGCGATCGCATTGCGCTGCAAACCGGCTGGACGTTACAGCCGCAGCCCGCCAACCCGGATAAGCCGACCATCACCATTACCGTTGCCCGCAAGGTGGACGCGCTGCCAAAGCCGGACAGCGATGAGAGTTACAAACTGACCGTCAACGCGAATGGCGTGGCTATTACCGCAAATACCCGCTTCGGCGCGCTGCGGGCGATGGAAACCCTGTTGCAACTGATTCAGAACGGCCCGGAAAACACCGCGCTGCCGTGGGTCTCGATTGAAGATGAGCCGCGCTTCCCCTGGCGTGGCCTGCTGCTCGACTCTGCCCGTCACTTTATTCCGCTGGAGGCGATCAAACGTCAGATCGACGGCATGGCGGCGGCGAAACTTAACGTGCTGCACTGGCACCTCACCGACGATCAGGGCTGGCGCTTTACTTCGAAGCGTTATCCAAAGCTGACCCAGCTCGCCAGCGACGGGCTGTTCTATACCCCGGAGCAGATGCGTGAGGTGGTCAAGTACGCCGCCGCGCGGGGGATCCGCGTGGTGCCTGAAATAGACATGCCAGGCCACGCCTCGGCAATTGCGGTGGCCTATCCTGAGCTGATGAGCGCCCCCGGCCCGTATGAGATGGAGCGTCACTGGGGCGTGCTGAAGCCGGTACTCGATCCGACCAAAGAGGCGACTTATACCTTCGCGGCGGCGATGGTCAGCGAACTGGCGGCGATCTTCCCCGATCCTTATCTGCACATCGGCGGGGATGAGGTGGACGACAGCCAGTGGAAAGCCAATGCCAGGATCCAGCAGTTTATGCGCGACAACAAGCTGGCCGACAGCCACGCGCTGCAGGCGTATTTCAACCGCAAGCTGGAGACCATCCTCGAGAAAAATCAGCGCCAGATGGTGGGCTGGGACGAAATCTTCCACCCGGATCTGCCAAAAAGCATCCTGATCCAGTCCTGGCAGGGGCAGGACGCACTGGGGGAAGTGGCGAAGCAGGGGTATAAGGGCATCCTCTCCACCGGTTTTTATCTCGATCAGCCACAAAGCACCGCTTATCACTACCGCAACGAAGTGGTGCCCGAGGGGCTCAATAATGTGGATGTGATCACCGACAACGACAGCGCCCAGAGCTGGTCATTTAGCATGCCGCGTCTGAAAGGCAAGCCGGTAGAGGGCAGCTTTACGCTGATGACCGGCGAGAAAGGCTGGCGCGGATTTATCGATTTCAACGGTAAATCCCGTCGGGCGGTAAACGACATTGAGTGGCGCGCCGACAATCAGGTGAGCTTCACGGTGGATACCTGGATGGGGGAAACCCGCCCGGTTATCACCGTTACGGATGATAAGCTCAGCGGCTACTTCCTGGTGGGCAATGTACGCTATCCGGTGACCGGTGCCCGCCTGGATGCGGTGCCGAAGGGGATCACGCCCGCCGTTCCGGATACCGCGCAACAGGCGAACCTGCTGGGTGGCGAAGTGGCGTTGTGGGCCGAGAACGTGGCCGCGCCGGTGCTGGATATCAAGCTCTGGCCGCGGGCGTTTGCGGTGGCGGAGCGGCTATGGTCGGCGAAAGAGGTGACGGACATCGACAACATGTACACCCGCCTGCAGGCGATGGACACCTGGAGCACCGTCTCTGCAGGCCTGCAGCAGCATAGCCAGCAGCAGACGCAGTTTATCCGCCTGGCAAATAATACCGATACCGTGGCGCTGCAAATTCTCGCCCAGGCGCTGGAGCCCGCGCAGTATTACACGCGCCAGCACCTGAAGTTCCAGGCAGGCAACTACCATCAGTTCGAGCCGCTGAACCGCTACGCGGATGCCCTGAGTGCGGAAAGTCATACCGTGCGTCAGATGAACAAGTGGGCGGAACGTCTGGTGAGCGATGCCGAAGACAACGAAAGCGCCGACGCGCTGCGGCATGTCTTTACCCGCTGGCAGAGCAACACCAGCGATGCGCTGGCGCTCAGCGAAAGCAACTATCAGTTAAAAGCGCTGAAGCCGGTGATTCAGGAGGTGGATAAGTTGTCGTCCATTGGCCTGCGGCTCACCGATCTGGTGGCGCGACAAGGGACGCTGGATGATGCCGAGATTGCCTCAATTCAGCGCGAACTGGATGGTGCGGCACAGATTCAGGATGAGGTGGTGATCGCGGTAGTCTATCCGCTGGAAAAACTGCTGCGCGCGACGCGCAATCAGTAAAAAAATCCCTCTCCCGGGTGGGAGAGGGAAGGGGTGTTATTTTTTCAGCACCCAGGCCTGCTGCCAGTGTGAACCGACACCCGGTTCATACTGGTTAGCCGCTTTCTTGTACTGTACGCAGTAGCCGCTATAAGGGAACGGTTTGCACTGGTAGGTTTTGCCGTTTTTCGGCTGCAGAACAACGGTGCCCGCAGTGTAGCTGCTCAGGTTTTCCGGGAAGCGGTAGTCATACTGGCCCGCAGTACCGGTATCGGCGCTGGCTGAATCCTCTTCCAGCATCATGTTGACAACGTCCTGCGCAAACAGGGTGCCGTCTTTATTGGTCGCGTAGTATTTCAGCATGTGGTGGCCAGCTGTCACGTTAGTCAGGTTCATGGTGACATCCTGATTGGCGTTGTTCATATCCTGCTTCAGATAGCCTTTCTCCGCGCCCTGATGGTTCATCACGTGCGCTTCCAGATTCACATCACCCTGGGTGTTAACGTGGAAGGAGACGGTCGCGTTGCCGTTAACGATTTTGCTGTACTGGACATTGCTCACGGCAATGTTTTCGTCCACCTGAGCCTGCTGCTCTTCATAAGAGATGGCTACGGATCGCAGGGCGCTGCCCTCTCTCACGTACACGCTGTTTGCGCCGTGAACCGGGTTCACATCGCCGCCTTCATCTTTCATCCCTACGCGGACATCGTTCTGCTCAGCGTTGATTTTCTGCGCCAGGTCGTAAGACCACTGGTTAGCATCGCCCTGGGCGTCAGAGGAGATGGTCATTTCGGTGCGCATGGAGACCACTTCACCGTTGGCATCGAAGAAGCGCGCAATCACTTTATCGCCAGCGTTCAGGTTATTACCGGAAATTTGGCCGTTGAGGGTTTTCGCCCACTCAGACACGACCGCTGGGGTTTCGTCCGGCGTCTGGCTGCCGCCATTTCCGAAATCAACGTCGATAGCCTGATAGGGTGATGCTGCCAACTTACTGATTTAGTGTATGATGGTGTTTTTGAGGTGCTCCAGTGGCTTCTGTTTCTATCAGCTGTCCCTCCTGTTCAGCTACTGACGGGGTGGTGCGTAACGGCAAAAGCACCGCCGGACATCAGCGCTATCTCTGCTCTCACTGCCGTAAAACATGGCAACTGCAGTTCACTTACACCGCTTCTCAACCCGGTACGCACCAGAAAATCATTGATATGGCCATGAATGGCGTTGGATGCCGGGCAACCGCCCGCATTATGGGCGTTGGCCTCAACACGATTTTACGTCACTTAAAAAACTCAGGCCGCAGTCGGTAACCTCGCGCATACAGCCGGGCAGTGACGTCATCGTCTGCGCGGAAATGGACGAACAGTGGGGCTATGTCGGGGCTAAATCGCTCCAGCGCTGGCTGTTTTACGCGTATGACAGGCTCCGGAAGACGGTTGTTGCGCACGTATTCGGTGAACGCACTATGGCGACGCTGGGGCGTCTTATGAGCCTGCTGTCACCCTTTGACGTGGTGATATGGATGACGGATGGCTGGCCGCTGTATGAATCCCGCCTGAAGGGAAAGCTGCACGTAATCAGCAAGCGATATACGCAGCGAATTGAGCGGCATAACCTGAATCTGAGGCAGCACCTGGCACGGCTGGGACGGAAGTCGCTGTCGTTCTCAAAATCGGTGGAGCTGCATGACAAAGTCATCGGGCATTATCTGAACATAAAACACTATCAATAAGTTGGAGTCATTACCGCCTGATAGAAGCTATTTGTGGTATCGGCAATTTCCCATACCGCGTAAATAACCTGGTAACCCGTACGTTCCGGAACATTACAATTCATATTCTGGGTAACGGCTGGCGCCTGGCCATTTCCATTAACGGTACAGAATGGCGTGGATTCAAATTGCGCGCGGGTCAGTGGCTTATTTGGATCCCAGTTTTGTTTGGTGATGTAATAACGCCAGTTGGTGGTTTTATGCGGGGCGGTGTGATACCAGGTAAAGGTATGCGCGCCGGCGGTCATTGGGGTTTTGGTCCAGGCGTTCAGGCTCTGGCGATCCAGCTGAGAGTACTGGGAGATGCCCGCACTGGCGAGCTGACCATCAGGCGGCAGGGCGCCGTTCGGGAAGCCGGAGGTGCGTTCCACACTCTGCGGTTCATATTGTACGGTGCCACAGTCAACGTTCTGACCCAGTTTGCACATATAAGCACGACTGGCCGGAGACTGGACATAACCGTGAGCTAAAGCCGATGAAGCAACCGTGAGTGTGGCAAGTGCCAACGC contains:
- a CDS encoding beta-N-acetylhexosaminidase; its protein translation is MLRYSLLTAGLMLGASAFASPVGDLPLMPWPAKVEHPATQGALVLTNQVAVKVSGDDLSDAVTRLRDRIALQTGWTLQPQPANPDKPTITITVARKVDALPKPDSDESYKLTVNANGVAITANTRFGALRAMETLLQLIQNGPENTALPWVSIEDEPRFPWRGLLLDSARHFIPLEAIKRQIDGMAAAKLNVLHWHLTDDQGWRFTSKRYPKLTQLASDGLFYTPEQMREVVKYAAARGIRVVPEIDMPGHASAIAVAYPELMSAPGPYEMERHWGVLKPVLDPTKEATYTFAAAMVSELAAIFPDPYLHIGGDEVDDSQWKANARIQQFMRDNKLADSHALQAYFNRKLETILEKNQRQMVGWDEIFHPDLPKSILIQSWQGQDALGEVAKQGYKGILSTGFYLDQPQSTAYHYRNEVVPEGLNNVDVITDNDSAQSWSFSMPRLKGKPVEGSFTLMTGEKGWRGFIDFNGKSRRAVNDIEWRADNQVSFTVDTWMGETRPVITVTDDKLSGYFLVGNVRYPVTGARLDAVPKGITPAVPDTAQQANLLGGEVALWAENVAAPVLDIKLWPRAFAVAERLWSAKEVTDIDNMYTRLQAMDTWSTVSAGLQQHSQQQTQFIRLANNTDTVALQILAQALEPAQYYTRQHLKFQAGNYHQFEPLNRYADALSAESHTVRQMNKWAERLVSDAEDNESADALRHVFTRWQSNTSDALALSESNYQLKALKPVIQEVDKLSSIGLRLTDLVARQGTLDDAEIASIQRELDGAAQIQDEVVIAVVYPLEKLLRATRNQ
- a CDS encoding IS1-like element IS1A family transposase (programmed frameshift); this encodes MASVSISCPSCSATDGVVRNGKSTAGHQRYLCSHCRKTWQLQFTYTASQPGTHQKIIDMAMNGVGCRATARIMGVGLNTILRHFKKLRPQSVTSRIQPGSDVIVCAEMDEQWGYVGAKSLQRWLFYAYDRLRKTVVAHVFGERTMATLGRLMSLLSPFDVVIWMTDGWPLYESRLKGKLHVISKRYTQRIERHNLNLRQHLARLGRKSLSFSKSVELHDKVIGHYLNIKHYQ